DNA sequence from the Prochlorococcus marinus XMU1411 genome:
CACATACAACTTGAAATTAACTATTCAAATGAATTAGAACATAGTTGTAGGTAAGGGGTAAGTCTTATGGCACTAAATGACACATTTACTATCCAAGAAATTAATTTGGATAAAAAAGACCTTTCATATGACAATAAGCTCATAGAAATTGAAGCTTATTGGAATAACGAATGTACAGAACATCCTAGTAACAACCATTGCAAGATTTTTTGTGATTAAAATTTTAACTTTTAGGTATTCTTACGCTTGATTTTTACATAATACCCGTACTAAAGAATAATCAGATAGAAAGGAGGCCAATCAAATGACTAATTTAGGTATAGAGATTTTATTTTGGACAATTTTAATTTCTTATTTGGGATTAAGGTTTTCGCAAACTTGGAATGGATTCAAAAAACAGTATTAATTAGGAGAACAGAAAATGAAACTACAAACTCAGTTCACGGTTCCAAACAAAGAATTAAAAGATCTTGATTATGTTGAGAAAGTGGATTTTTTAGAAAAAACTTTAAATAAAGAATGCATAGATTATCCAAATCAAAAAGATTGCTTGGTTTGTTGCAATTAAAAATCAAGAAATAGTTGTTTTTTAAAAGTAAATAATTTTTTTAGTATTTATAAATTTTATAAAAGGGAGTTAGCACTATGGAATTAAGATTCTTCCCAATAAATGTTTTTAGAGAGACTCCAAAAGTCACATTTTTCGATGCAGGCATAGAAAGTTCTAATGGTTCTGATGTTGTGATCCATTCTGGGGAAGCTATATCCCCTCCAGATGATTTAAAAAATGAGCAATACTATGTTCACAATCATCAAATTGACCACAATCTAGTTATCACCGGGGAAAGGACATTTGTTTTAATAAATCCTTCCTGGGATGAGCCTCATCATGTGATTTATTTAAATAGATCTATGGGAGCATTAGAAATTCCTAAAGGAACTTATCACAGATCAATCTCAGGGAAAGAAGGTAGTATTGTCTTAAATCAACCCAAAAGAGATAAATTTTTTGATCCTGCCAAAGAATTTATCCCACAAAAATTAAACAAAATTAATTTAATTAAGGCCAGGAAGAGTCCACCTGTTTATTGGATTTACGAAAATAGCAAAATCAAAAGAGTCTATTTTAATCCTCTAGAAAAAAAAGTTAAAACTCTTGTTTGAAATGAAAAAAACGAAAAAGCATATGTCGCATAAAATTAATAATTTTAAAAACCTGAATTTAATTATTAATTCTGATACTTATAAATTGGCTCACGAAGATATTGGTTTACTTAGCCGAAATGAAATGCGTGGAGTCAGAATGCTTCTTGAAATTACTAAACCAGATTTAATCCTTGAAGAAAATAAAATTCTTTCAACCATAATTATTTTTGGAGGCGCAAGTATTACAGAAGAATCAAATACAAAAAAGAGAATTGAAAATATAAAAGAGTTAATTAAAAAAAATCCTAAATCTATACTTCTAAAACGAAATTTAAATAGATTAGAAAATTTGCTTCTAATTAGTCATTACTATCAATCTGCAAAGGAGTTTTCTAAACTTGCTTCAATTAGTAATCAAAATAAAAACTGTAATTCTCATGTGATTGTGACA
Encoded proteins:
- a CDS encoding hemagglutinin, with translation MELRFFPINVFRETPKVTFFDAGIESSNGSDVVIHSGEAISPPDDLKNEQYYVHNHQIDHNLVITGERTFVLINPSWDEPHHVIYLNRSMGALEIPKGTYHRSISGKEGSIVLNQPKRDKFFDPAKEFIPQKLNKINLIKARKSPPVYWIYENSKIKRVYFNPLEKKVKTLV